One window of Phycisphaeraceae bacterium genomic DNA carries:
- a CDS encoding tetratricopeptide repeat protein produces the protein MTDSRAILGQAGALFASGRPTEAISLLERASKRGQQDPSLDQTLASMLATTGQLERALFFAERATAGAPRSATALQLLASIRAATGRLRDAEGAARKALAIDESSFGALNTLGIVLSQTGRQHEAADAFAKAIALHPSRRECVANYAFLLVQLGRVDEAVRLPFITDPSSSQDFALASARAFIMNYPSGLDPTEVLQSHVQFGSAMMAAAASASRSLGPLPPKIPQDHRPLVLGYMSSDFRSHSVSSFVEHLIERHDRSRFRVNLYHTHHQVDDLTQRFRSKCDEFHHVHALDDAALARRIRENRVDILIDLNGLTAHHRAAVLAIQAAPVQVTYCGYCNTTGLPTVNARIVDSITDPPGAGADALSVEPLVRLSRCFLCYRPPQECPPATTDESLNDSNHVRFASFNSPAKISEQTIDLWAAVLNAAPQSSLMIKGVGLQEAAARDLLVRRFEKRGTDPSRLELYGPNASSFEHLDQYRRVHIALDTTPYSGTTTTCEALWMGVPVVTLRGSVHASRVSASILTAIGREDWIAKDAAEYVRIARDLAQDQQKRATLRRTLRETVERSSLRDEAGHARMMEQAYQTLWDLDQETASRG, from the coding sequence ATGACTGACTCGCGCGCCATCCTCGGACAGGCAGGGGCACTCTTTGCGTCGGGCAGGCCGACAGAAGCGATCTCTCTGCTCGAGCGTGCCTCGAAGCGTGGCCAGCAAGACCCATCGCTCGATCAGACTCTCGCATCGATGCTCGCAACAACCGGACAATTGGAACGCGCACTCTTTTTCGCTGAGCGAGCGACGGCCGGTGCTCCGCGTTCCGCAACGGCTTTGCAGTTGCTCGCGTCCATTCGAGCGGCAACCGGACGACTCCGCGACGCTGAGGGAGCGGCACGGAAAGCCCTCGCGATCGACGAGTCGAGTTTCGGCGCATTGAACACGCTTGGCATCGTCCTTTCGCAGACCGGGCGGCAGCATGAGGCGGCGGATGCCTTCGCGAAGGCGATTGCGTTGCACCCCTCGCGCCGCGAATGCGTCGCGAATTATGCCTTCTTACTCGTGCAACTGGGACGAGTTGACGAAGCCGTGCGGCTGCCATTCATCACCGATCCCTCAAGCTCTCAGGACTTTGCGCTCGCCTCCGCCAGGGCGTTCATCATGAACTACCCGTCGGGGCTCGACCCCACCGAGGTCCTGCAGAGCCATGTGCAGTTTGGTTCGGCCATGATGGCCGCTGCGGCGTCCGCCTCGCGCTCGCTTGGACCTCTCCCGCCGAAGATCCCACAAGATCATCGACCGCTCGTTCTCGGGTATATGTCTTCAGACTTCCGATCCCACTCTGTCTCATCATTCGTGGAGCATTTGATTGAACGGCACGATCGGTCGCGGTTCCGTGTCAATCTGTACCACACTCACCATCAGGTCGACGACCTGACACAGCGGTTTCGTTCGAAGTGCGATGAGTTTCACCATGTGCACGCGCTCGATGATGCGGCACTTGCGAGACGCATCCGTGAAAATCGCGTTGACATCCTGATCGATCTGAACGGATTGACCGCTCACCACCGAGCAGCGGTCCTTGCGATTCAAGCGGCACCTGTGCAGGTGACATACTGCGGATACTGCAACACGACCGGACTGCCGACGGTCAATGCCAGAATCGTCGATTCAATCACAGACCCGCCGGGGGCCGGCGCAGACGCTCTCTCTGTGGAACCCCTTGTGCGGCTTTCCCGTTGCTTCCTGTGCTACCGCCCGCCTCAAGAGTGTCCCCCTGCGACTACGGATGAATCACTGAACGATTCCAACCATGTCCGGTTCGCGTCATTCAACTCCCCCGCAAAGATCAGCGAACAGACCATCGACCTCTGGGCCGCCGTGCTGAATGCCGCGCCACAGTCTTCGCTCATGATCAAAGGTGTTGGATTGCAGGAGGCCGCAGCCCGTGACCTGCTTGTCAGGCGATTCGAGAAACGCGGAACCGATCCATCACGCCTTGAGCTCTACGGACCAAACGCCTCCAGCTTTGAGCATCTCGATCAGTATCGTCGCGTCCACATCGCACTCGACACCACGCCATATTCCGGTACAACAACAACCTGCGAAGCGTTATGGATGGGCGTACCCGTCGTTACGCTACGTGGCAGCGTGCATGCCTCCCGTGTCTCGGCGTCGATTCTCACCGCTATCGGCCGCGAAGACTGGATAGCAAAGGACGCAGCGGAGTACGTTCGCATCGCTCGGGATCTCGCGCAAGACCAGCAGAAACGAGCGACCCTTCGCCGTACGCTCCGCGAAACGGTCGAGAGATCTTCCCTTCGCGATGAGGCCGGACATGCCCGCATGATGGAGCAGGCCTACCAGACACTGTGGGATCTGGATCAGGAAACAGCGTCGAGAGGATAA